The following coding sequences lie in one Polluticoccus soli genomic window:
- a CDS encoding SIMPL domain-containing protein, translating into MKYTAFLLLAFFATFSVDAQEKKPVKYIRVMGHSEQYYEPTYVDVHISLQEKEKVNNSNYVAEKERDLLSVLKEFGIDQSKLRVQQFNTGEAYAVFGSKYQVNKQYTLRIEDLKRYESIIIRLVEKDFKNLYVGEYGIADKAKRMDDLVAEAVKNGASKANIIATAANVKGFHLLSVDETHQNTPIPNDLFIIDAVQTRASGAANAVNMQLGKIFMQKDLTMVYEIE; encoded by the coding sequence ATGAAGTATACCGCCTTTTTATTGTTGGCTTTCTTTGCTACGTTTTCTGTCGACGCGCAGGAAAAAAAACCTGTAAAATACATACGGGTAATGGGACATTCGGAGCAGTATTATGAACCTACTTATGTTGATGTGCACATCTCACTCCAGGAAAAAGAAAAAGTAAATAACAGCAATTATGTAGCCGAGAAAGAGCGCGACTTGCTCAGCGTACTCAAAGAGTTTGGTATCGACCAGTCCAAACTGCGGGTCCAACAATTTAACACAGGCGAAGCTTACGCCGTGTTCGGATCAAAATACCAGGTCAATAAACAATACACCCTGCGCATAGAAGATCTAAAACGCTATGAAAGCATCATCATCCGCCTGGTAGAAAAAGACTTCAAAAACCTTTACGTAGGAGAATATGGGATTGCCGACAAAGCAAAGCGAATGGACGATTTGGTGGCAGAAGCGGTGAAGAATGGCGCCAGCAAAGCTAATATCATTGCTACTGCCGCTAACGTAAAAGGCTTTCATTTGCTATCGGTGGATGAAACACATCAGAATACCCCAATACCGAATGATCTTTTTATTATAGATGCCGTACAAACTAGAGCCAGCGGTGCGGCAAATGCCGTAAATATGCAGTTGGGAAAGATCTTCATGCAGAAAGACCTGACGATGGTATACGAGATTGAATAA
- a CDS encoding transglutaminase domain-containing protein, whose translation MKKWIITATLAFGLYCSADAQRINRKDYSKTDEYAASVGPMHGNYLKTIVDTLTKHRTLPQEDQVRAIYMWIAHNVDYSTVGKRHPRNFNPSASEALNNRETTDEGYANLFKAMLDMAHIRSTVISGMAKSDPRDIGKVSDKWNKHTWNSVEVNGKWYLVDIAWSVGRTDRKFRSFTKAFTDAWYMTDKELFAMTHYPKDKKWQLLDTPVNKSVFTQAPIIRPAAIVNEMYPVSAKRGSVRGKADTTKKMIFEVGEPDLIKSMAVSARASDRVPVKYTIEDNLLYVDVPFATDGDYSFNIYVNDDIAYMYQADVSKAKKRPAPKPQAKPKPKPQPRQVAENKKAKTEKEKKQKDKSKKEKITDDKPNQASNL comes from the coding sequence ATGAAGAAATGGATCATTACGGCCACCCTGGCGTTCGGTCTTTACTGCTCTGCAGATGCCCAGCGCATAAACAGAAAGGACTATTCCAAAACAGATGAATATGCTGCATCTGTAGGGCCAATGCATGGAAACTATCTGAAAACAATAGTTGACACACTCACCAAACACAGAACTCTGCCACAGGAGGACCAGGTGCGTGCAATATACATGTGGATAGCGCATAATGTCGATTACTCGACTGTTGGCAAACGCCATCCGAGGAATTTCAATCCGTCAGCTTCGGAGGCGCTCAACAATCGCGAAACGACGGACGAAGGTTATGCCAACCTGTTCAAAGCTATGCTCGATATGGCTCATATCAGGAGCACAGTTATCAGCGGTATGGCAAAATCTGACCCAAGGGACATTGGGAAAGTAAGTGATAAATGGAACAAGCACACATGGAATTCGGTAGAAGTAAATGGGAAATGGTACCTCGTAGATATTGCATGGTCAGTAGGCCGGACCGATCGCAAATTCCGCTCATTTACCAAAGCATTTACAGATGCCTGGTATATGACCGACAAGGAATTGTTTGCCATGACCCACTATCCAAAGGACAAAAAATGGCAGTTACTTGATACACCGGTAAATAAATCAGTCTTCACACAGGCACCGATCATTCGTCCTGCTGCAATAGTGAATGAGATGTATCCCGTAAGCGCGAAACGCGGTAGCGTGCGTGGCAAGGCAGATACTACCAAGAAAATGATCTTTGAAGTTGGCGAACCTGACCTCATCAAATCAATGGCTGTTTCGGCTCGTGCCAGCGATCGCGTACCCGTTAAATATACGATCGAGGACAACCTGCTGTATGTAGATGTTCCCTTCGCCACAGACGGCGATTATTCGTTCAATATTTATGTAAACGATGACATCGCTTATATGTATCAGGCAGACGTCAGCAAAGCCAAAAAACGTCCGGCGCCCAAGCCGCAGGCTAAACCCAAGCCAAAGCCACAACCGAGACAAGTAGCTGAGAATAAAAAGGCAAAAACAGAAAAGGAAAAGAAACAAAAGGACAAGTCAAAAAAGGAAAAGATCACCGACGACAAGCCGAACCAGGCATCTAACTTATAA